Proteins co-encoded in one Helicoverpa zea isolate HzStark_Cry1AcR chromosome 18, ilHelZeax1.1, whole genome shotgun sequence genomic window:
- the LOC124638688 gene encoding arylphorin subunit beta-like, which translates to MFQFTLLLWLLSVGMSISAPSDEFRGMVNEGELSVDVDGPLMGIVPGYAAQGERQPHRTGNIFYELLEYNDDYKIFKNLVKKGTTMKGLTFNIYDDNMQEAASHLFELLHGAEDAGYNAEKLFNFDELNEDLVAYATQLNMIYRDKHVDTSAFSPPFITKPNFFVNGETILKAMKISNYLYNNIDITEEAYVDQYFKNYDTVTINSNYSGWNLPENGGEELLNYFREDISLNSYYYGVHLRHPYWMFRHRLYALNSRNDEHYYYIHQQLAARLYLEKEHLRQENNSKKNDFGDFKPYLIHENGLPFPSRSGTIGDWSEDRAKIKAIDIAIRECMSRGIIMMENKSPIRLSEDNYIKLLTRLFRGNFEVGRISKIVRSLFGYGGNGYPIDEYNPAPSLLHHPQTALRDPIYWYMIQFVLNYFTEYKESIEPVNLQKHSLKRCEIIDAEIPKITTYFDYYQFNINNAVIKKSSPHSKIPLTITARQKRLKHSKFELNFTVDCEGIKNTIVRLFLGPPCTDSCWEEYSHFFELDKFAYSFEEGLNTITWSPEISNKFSNDEFYNMEGSSLLKDRINNYNMFKFPENLIIPRGLEKGLNLTLFIMITSADEYLDEFYSANKFFADLMNDIDNKPLGFPFDRPAVDYYDDAPNYKFYNITIYHKKNNVEKNGFFSPHLH; encoded by the exons ATGTTTCAATTTACCCTTTTACTATGGCTTCTGTCTGTGGGAATGTCTATATCTGCACCATCGGACGAATTCCGTGGAATGGTGAACGAAGGAG AGCTGTCCGTGGATGTTGATGGGCCCCTAATGGGCATTGTTCCTGGTTACGCAGCTCAAGGAGAGAGACAGCCACATAGGAcaggaaatatattttatgaacttCTAGAG TACAATGACGAttacaaaatctttaaaaatttaGTGAAGAAAGGTACCACAATGAAAGGTCTTACGTTTAACATCTACGATGATAATATGCAAGAAGCAGCTAGCCATCTATTTGAACTACTCCACGGTGCAGAAGATGCAGGCTACAATGCtgagaaattatttaattttgatgaaCTAAATGAGGACTTAGTTGCATATGCTACACAATTGAACATGATATACAGAGACAAACATGTTGATACGTCAGCATTTTCACCACCTTTTATCACAAAACCCAACTTCTTTGTCAACGGTGAAACAATATTAAAAGCTATGAAGATTAGTAACTATCTATATAACAATATAGATATAACAGAGGAAGCGTATGTAGATCAGTATTTCAAAAATTATGATACTGTCACGATTAACAGTAATTACTCTGGTTGGAATTTGCCTGAGAATGGAGGTGAAGAGCTGTTAAACTACTTTAGAGAAGATATTTCTTTGAACAGCTACTACTACGGAGTACATCTTAGACATCCGTATTGGATGTTCCGTCATAGACTGTATGCACTTAATTCTAGAAATGATGAGCATTACTACTACATTCATCAACAACTTGCCGCTCGTCTTTATCTTGAAAAGGAGCATTTGCGTCAAgaaaataattcaaagaaaaatgaCTTTGGTGATTTTAAACCATACCTCATTCATGAAAATGGACTGCCCTTTCCTAGCAGATCTGGAACAATTGGTGACTGGAGTGAAGATAGAGCTAAAATTAAGGCAATTGATATTGCAATCAGAGAATGTATGTCTAGGGGAATTATTATGATG GAAAATAAGTCTCCCATAAGGCTGTCGGAAGACAATTACATCAAACTACTGACCAGACTGTTTCGAGGTAACTTTGAAGTGGGAAGAATTTCCAAAATCGTGCGTTCATTATTTGGATACGGAGGGAACGGATATCCTATTGAtga GTATAACCCTGCGCCATCTCTTTTACACCATCCTCAAACGGCATTGAGAGATCCCATCTACTGGTATATGATTCAATTTGTTCTCAACTACTTCACCGAGTACAAAGAGTCCATCGAACCTGTTAATCTACAAAAACATTCACTAAAACGCTGTGAAATCATCGATGCGGAAATTCCAAAAATAACCACATATTTTGACTATTATCAGTTTAATATAAACAATGCTGTAATCAAAAAGAGTTCCCCACATTCCAAAATACCGCTGACGATAACCGCGCGTCAAAAAAGATTAAAACATTCCAAATTTGAATTGAACTTCACAGTTGATTGTGAAGGAATTAAAAATACTATCGTCAGGTTGTTCCTCGGACCTCCATGCACTGACAGTTGTTGGGAAGAATACTCACACTTCTTTGAACTTGACAAGTTCGCATATTCCTTTGAAGAAGGGTTAAACACCATAACATGGTCACCTGAGATCTCAAATAAATTCTCCAATGATGAGTTCTACAATATGGAAGGATCGTCGTTACTAAAAGATAGGATTAATAACTACAATATGTTTAAGTTCCCAGAGAACTTAATAATACCCAGAGGCTTAGAAAAAGGTCTGAaccttactttatttattatgataacGTCAGCTGATGAATATTTGGATGAGTTTTATTCAGCCAACAAGTTTTTCGCAGATTTAATGAACGATATAGATAACAAGCCTCTAGGGTTTCCTTTTGACAGGCCAGCAGTAGACTACTATGATGATGCTCCAAATTATAAGTTTTACAACATTACAATTTATCATAAGAAAAACAATGTAGAAAAGAATGGCTTCTTTTCTCCTCACTTGCATTGA
- the LOC124638687 gene encoding arylphorin subunit alpha-like yields MKTVLILSGLVALAMGVALPKHHEIQVKPVDAAFAEHQKKILTLFEHSEQLDVHAEYYKVGKEYDIEANIAGYTEKHVVEEFLQLYRTGFLPKFHKFSIFYERLRDEAIALFKLMYYAKDFETFWKTAAWAKVWLNEEQFLYAYYIAVVQREDTEGIVLPAPYEVYPQFFFNKDILSKMNVIKMQNGLFQSDFAAQYGIVKESDYYVYYANYSNALTYPNQEQRLSYFTEDVGLNAYYFYFHSHMPFWWKSGKLSAWKDRTGEFFFYYYQQILARYYLERLTNGLGDIPEFSWYSEFKTGYYPLLSGNFLPFAQRSNNYNIHSEKNYEYIRFLDTYEKTFFQFLQKGEFKTPEKEMNYVGNYWHMNSDLYSEKSNKDLHQYSYEIIARHVLSGSPKPFDKYTFMPSALDFYQTSMRDPAFYQLYQRIVDYLIAYKEYVKPYSYNDLHFVGVKINDVKVSELITYFDFFDFNATNSVFYSQEELKSYPTGFVIRQPRLNHKPFTVSIDLKSDVASDAAFKIFIGPKYDQNGYPVNIEEDWMKFYELDWFVQKLAPGENKIERKSSDFTFFKDDSIPINEIYKWLDQGKVPYDMSVVPDNMPRRLMLPKGTSGGYPFQLFVFVYPYNGVKKGEDVFQNYMSDNKPVGYPFDRPVQEAYFRQPNMYFEDVKIYHKDAYLPYEMNIPSYFLNHK; encoded by the exons ATGAAGACTGTCTTGATCCTTTCGGGGCTTGTGGCCCTGGCGATGGGCGTAGCCCTCCCTAAGCACCATGAAATCCAAGTGAAACCTG TTGATGCTGCTTTTGCCGAGCACCAGAAGAAGATCCTTACCCTCTTTGAGCACTCGGAACAACTTGACGTTCACGCTGAATACTACAAAGTCGGCAAGGAATACGACATTGAAGCTAACATCGCCGGTTACACT GAAAAACATGTGGTTGAAGAATTCTTACAGTTATACAGAACTGGATTCTTGCCGAAATTCCACAAGTTTTCCATCTTCTACGAAAGGTTGAGGGATGAAGCTATTGCCCTATTCAAGCTGATGTACTACGCTAAGGACTTCGAAACCTTCTGGAAAACCGCCGCCTGGGCCAAGGTTTGGCTGAACGAAGAGCAGTTCTTATACGCGTACTACATTGCTGTGGTCCAGAGGGAAGACACTGAAGGCATTGTTCTCCCAGCACCTTATGAAGTTTACCCACAGTTCTTCTTCAACAAGGACATTCTGTCTAAGATGAACGTCATCAAAATGCAGAATGGATTGTTCCAATCTGATTTTGCTGCTCAATACGGCATTGTCAAGGAAAGCGACTACTACGTGTACTATGCCAACTACTCCAACGCCTTGACCTACCCCAACCAGGAACAGAGACTGTCATACTTCACTGAAGATGTAGGCTTGAACGCTTACTACTTCTACTTCCACTCACACATGCCTTTCTGGTGGAAGTCTGGCAAATTAAGCGCATGGAAGGATCGCACGGGAGAATTCTTCTTCTACTACTACCAGCAAATTCTGGCTCGTTACTATTTGGAGCGTCTTACCAACGGTTTGGGAGATATTCCTGAGTTCTCCTGGTACTCCGAATTCAAGACTGGTTACTACCCTCTACTGTCTGGAAACTTCTTGCCTTTCGCTCAAAGGAGTAACAACTACAACATCCACTCTGAGAAGAACTACGAATACATCCGTTTCCTGGACACCTATGAAAAGACGTTCTTCCAATTCTTGCAGAAGGGAGAATTCAAGACC CCTGAGAAGGAAATGAACTACGTCGGCAACTACTGGCACATGAACTCAGACCTGTACTCCGAGAAGAGCAACAAGGACTTGCACCAGTACTCTTATGAGATCATCGCCCGTCACGTGCTCAGTGGCAGCCCCAAACCTTTTGACAA GTACACCTTCATGCCATCCGCTTTGGACTTCTACCAGACCTCAATGCGCGACCCTGCATTCTACCAGCTGTACCAGAGAATCGTCGACTACCTTATTGCTTACAAAGAATATGTCAAGCCTTACTCTTACAATGACCTCCACTTCGTCGGTGTTAAGATCAATGACGTCAAAGTCAGCGAATTAATCACATACTTTGATTTCTTCGATTTCAACGCTACTAACAGCGTGTTCTACAGTCAAGAAGAGCTCAAATCCTACCCTACTGGTTTTGTGATCCGCCAACCTCGCTTGAACCACAAACCGTTCACTGTTTCTATTGACCTCAAATCAGATGTAGCGTCTGACGCCGCATTCAAAATCTTCATTGGACCCAAATACGACCAAAATGGATACCCTGTCAATATTGAAGAGGACTGGATGAAATTCTATGAACTGGATTGGTTCGTGCAGAAACTTGCCCCAGGTGAGAACAAGATTGAGCGTAAATCCAGCGACTTCACCTTCTTCAAGGATGACTCCATCCCTATTAACGAGATCTACAAGTGGTTAGACCAAGGCAAGGTTCCATACGACATGTCTGTTGTACCTGACAACATGCCTAGGAGGCTGATGCTGCCGAAGGGTACCAGCGGTGGATACCCATTCCAGTTGTTCGTGTTCGTATACCCATACAACGGAGTTAAGAAGGGAGAAGACGTGTTCCAGAACTACATGTCAGACAACAAACCTGTCGGTTATCCATTCGACCGCCCTGTACAAGAAGCTTACTTCAGGCAGCCCAACATGTACTTCGAGGATGTAAAGATCTACCACAAGGACGCGTATTTACCTTATGAGATGAACATCCCCTCTTACTTCCTTAACCATAAGTAA
- the LOC124638689 gene encoding troponin C yields MDTDDDQKMAMLRKAFQMFDTTKSGYIDVLKISTILNTMGQLFDDSELQALIDENDPENSGKINFDGFCNIASHFLEEEDAEAMQQELKEAFRLYDREGNGYITTSTLKEILAALDDKLSSSDLDGIIAEIDTDGSGTVDFDEFMEMMTGD; encoded by the exons ATG GACACTGATGATGACCAGAAGATGGCCATGCTGCGCAAGGCCTTCCAGATGTTCGACACCACCAAGTCGGGATACATTGATGTCCTGAAGATCTCTACCATCCTCAACACCATGGGCCAGCTCTTCGATGACTCTGAACTGCAGGCTCTCATCGATGAAAATGACCCAGAAA aCTCTGGCAAAATCAATTTCGATGGCTTCTGCAACATCGCTTCCCACTTCTTGGAGGAGGAAGACGCTGAGGCTATGCAACAGGAACTGAAAGAAGCTTTCAG GTTGTACGACCGTGAAGGTAACGGTTACATCACCACTTCCACCCTCAAGGAGATCCTGGCCGCCCTTGACGACAAGCTCAGCTCAAGCGACTTGGACGGCATCATCGCCGAAATTGACACTGACGGATCCGGAACCGTCGACTTCGATG aaTTCATGGAGATGATGACTGGAGACTAA
- the LOC124638685 gene encoding arylphorin subunit alpha-like encodes MKTLTVVLVVTVLVIHISGYLIQVPTEWTVERIETVPAQWVHVQKMMIPLFENVCEDSNDPVIRNLSQAFTFNPDDYSEPSAIADLQKLKAAGLMPKGEIFSEYNPEHMKELKIIYEVLYSAKNFDAFYKAAAWARQNLNCGLFVNAIYLSIQSRKDTERLSIPAPYEVLPNYFVRKEVLVKASSILVGQEVTPSESIREDGNAHIIDANYTAMFYDNDDDSKLAYFREDIGLNSYYFLRKLRMSPWLNNDINGRYGENVYQMMKQFMARYNLERYANGMPEIEGIDWNSLPDIPYDPELVYSDGIEFSHRTKPLVLPVNDELALLQTIENNIVTVASHMRQSGYNKTQILNHLMEILVTGERSYETLARQLLGKDHTNNGHVSVLEHCMTSMRDPMFWKINKKIVDLVDSALKLLPTYSRSELYFPGVEIVNIDVKKMMTAFDYFDFDVTDALKLDNSKSPLNIKIGQPRLNHKPFTVKLNISSLVTKKGLVKIYLGPKLIPGELAAKKNLFTLLDVFEVNLKIGSNIISRTSNDMKHLSSDFISLKTIKKQVVDAEFGLDSLPLKTIYSQIGYPNRLILPKGLSTGLPIQMFVFIAPFTKASMSSTYSTNTMDFNSAILSPGYPLDLMIEDKQLFSLPNALIKYVTITQKGDSKVENYGGPGVTKQWYGTNSYDPSSRPSYSPENRKTFDYNSKRGPPTKNENNADEGPEYLPRIDDYNTYSLVTPSEQESIPETVHEVNLNNDIVHSINSLNYIKEAFDNNAKFEKKDNSVEREENSNKKTSKEENDIWVPTNKDLESDEYLDKGTPRLLKSASYDYSSKYKKREPFDYNAKKVQFDKKDYSRKREDYTKYRTAAPTEVEATSTKTQELEELISNEIKDSVNLIDDTFRLLKSSKFDYTSKNNKEPFDYKAKKAQFDKKNYSAKRDFTKYRTVAPIEEEVEITTTETPLQTDLDWEEMKESVKEILNTPRLLKSSKFDYSAKRKEPFDYKAKKAQFDKKDYSAKRGDYTKYRTVPPSEEKVTTAPTINELESSEDELARIALDKDTNNLDLISEVKENNINVDNNDNDLLDIETFPLVVVRNRTPTLYDFLFHAFDHDYSPEIKVYE; translated from the exons ATGAAGACGTTAACAGTGGTGTTAGTTGTAACTGTACTTGTGATACATATTTCGGGGTATTTGATACAAGTGCCGACTGAATGGACCGTGGAGAGGATAGAAACTG TTCCAGCACAATGGGTGCATGTTCAAAAAATGATGATCCCGTTATTCGAAAATGTTTGCGAGGATAGCAATGATCCTGTCATACGTAATCTGTCTCAGGCATTCACCTTTAATCCAGACGATTATTCT GAACCAAGTGCGATTGCAGATTTGCAAAAGCTCAAGGCAGCTGGCTTAATGCCCAAGGGAGAAATTTTCAGCGAGTATAATCCTGAGCATATGAAGGAACTGAAAATAATATACGAAGTTTTGTACTCCGCCAAAAATTTTGATGCGTTCTATAAAGCAGCTGCATGGGCGCGCCAGAATTTAAACTGTGGACTCTTTGTTAATGCTATCTACTTATCCATTCAAAGCAGGAAAGATACAGAGCGACTTTCTATACCAGCACCTTATGAGGTCTTACCAAACTACTTTGTTCGCAAAGAGGTTCTAGTCAAAGCTTCGTCAATTCTAGTTGGCCAGGAAGTCACTCCCTCTGAAAGCATTCGCGAGGATGGAAATGCTCACATTATTGATGCCAACTACACTGCAATGTTTTACGACAACGACGATGACTCGAAATTGGCCTATTTCCGTGAAGATATTGGATTAAACTcttattatttcttaagaaaactTAGAATGTCTCCATGGCTTAATAACGACATAAACGGCAGATATGGAGAAAATGTGTATCAGATGATGAAACAATTCATGGCGAGATATAATTTAGAAAGATATGCCAATGGTATGCCAGAGATAGAAGGCATTGACTGGAATTCTTTGCCTGACATTCCTTACGATCCTGAACTAGTTTATTCTGATGGCATTGAATTTAGCCATAGGACAAAACCTTTAGTATTACCAGTAAATGATGAATTAGCATTATtacaaacaatagaaaataatattgtcaCCGTAGCCAGCCACATG CGTCAGAGTGGAtataataaaacacaaatattgAATCATTTAATGGAAATCCTTGTCACGGGGGAGAGGAGTTATGAGACATTGGCTCGCCAGCTCCTTGGCAAAGATCACACCAACAACGG ACACGTTTCGGTGCTAGAACACTGCATGACTTCGATGCGAGATCCGATGTTTTGGAAGATAAACAAGAAGATAGTTGACCTCGTCGACAGTGCTCTAAAACTGTTACCAACATACTCAAGGAGTGAACTATACTTCCCTGGAGTGGAGATCGTAAATATTGATGTAAAGAAAATGATGACAGCGTTCGATTACTTTGACTTCGATGTTACAGACGCTCTAAAATTAGACAACAGTAAGTCACCGTTAAACATTAAAATAGGTCAGCCCAGGTTAAACCATAAACCATTTACAGTAAAACTTAATATATCATCTCTGGTAACTAAAAAAGGTTTGGTTAAAATTTATTTGGGGCCAAAACTTATACCTGGTGAACTTGCTGCTAAAAAGAATCTTTTCACGCTTCTTGATGTCTTTGAAGTCAATCTTAAAATTGGAAGCAATATTATATCAAGAACATCGAATGACATGAAGCACTTATCTTCAGACTTTATTTCACTTAAAACTATCAAAAAGCAAGTAGTAGACGCAGAATTTGGATTAGATTCTTTGCCATTAAAAACGATCTATTCACAAATTGGGTATCCAAATAGACTCATTTTGCCAAAAGGTTTATCGACAGGTTTGCCTATTCAAATGTTTGTTTTCATTGCACCGTTCACTAAAGCAAGTATGAGTAGCACATACTCTACAAATACCATGGACTTCAATTCTGCAATTTTATCTCCTGGTTATCCACTTGATTTGATGATTGAAGataaacaattgttttcattgccaaatgcaTTGATTAAATATGTCACTATAACTCAAAAGGGCGATAGCAAAGTAGAAAATTATGGGGGTCCCGGTGTAACTAAGCAGTGGTACGGCACAAACAGTTACGATCCTTCCAGTCGCCCTAGTTATTCACCTGAAAATAGAAAAACTTTTGATTACAACTCAAAAAGAGGTCCACCTACAAAGAACGAAAATAATGCGGATGAAGGTCCTGAATATTTGCCTAGAATAGATGACTATAACACTTATTCTCTAGTTACACCTTCAGAACAAGAGTCTATTCCTGAAACGGTACATGaggttaatttaaataatgatattGTACACTCGATCAACTCTTTGAATTATATAAAAGAAGCTTTCGACAATAACGCAAAATTTGAGAAAAAAGATAATTCTGTGGAAAGGGAAGAAAACTCAAACAAAAAGACGTCAAAGGAAGAAAATGATATTTGGGTTCCCACAAACAAAGATTTAGAAAGCGACGAATATTTAGACAAAGGCACCCCTCGTTTGCTAAAGTCAGCTAGTTATGATTATTCttccaaatacaaaaaaagagaACCATTTGATTACAACGCGAAAAAAGTACAGTTTGACAAAAAAGATTATTCTCGTAAACGAGAAGACTATACCAAATATCGTACCGCAGCACCAACCGAAGTCGAGGCTACCTCTACAAAAACACAAGAGCTTGAAGAATTAATTTCCAATGAAATTAAGGACAGTGTCAATTTAATTGATGATACTTTTAGACTTCTAAAATCAAGTAAATTCGATTATACCTCAAAGAATAATAAAGAACCATTTGACTACAAAGCGAAGAAAGCCCAATTTGATAAGAAAAACTATTCTGCAAAAAGAGATTTCACTAAATACCGTACTGTAGCACCAATAGAAGAAGAAGTCGAAATTACTACTACGGAAACACCGTTACAGACAGACTTAGATTGGGAAGAAATGAAAGAATCCGTTAAAGAAATACTTAACACACCAAGACTGCTGAAGTCTTCTAAATTTGATTATTCTGCAAAAAGAAAAGAACCCTTTGATTACAAAGCTAAGAAAGCCCAATTTGATAAGAAAGATTATTCGGCAAAAAGGGGGGACTACACTAAATACCGAACAGTTCCACCAAGTGAAGAAAAAGTCACTACTGCTCCTACAATTAATGAACTAGAATCTAGTGAAGACGAATTAGCAAGAATAGCATTAGATAAAGATACCAATAATTTAGATTTGATCagtgaagttaaagaaaataatattaatgtagaTAATAATGACAATGATTTATTAGATATTGAGACATTTCCTCTTGTTGTGGTCAGAAATCGTACTCCTACACTATACGACTTTCTGTTCCATGCCTTTGACCATGATTATAGTCCAGAAATTAAAGTTTACGAGTAA